From the Carya illinoinensis cultivar Pawnee chromosome 4, C.illinoinensisPawnee_v1, whole genome shotgun sequence genome, one window contains:
- the LOC122307096 gene encoding protein SHORTAGE IN CHIASMATA 1 isoform X3 gives MLRQELRMQDPCEVQGLIYSVEDFTSKYTMEQKAYVLEDDRSVQDQICCRQSLFPSLEVDETSLGTLTCLSIEEELLSLLENAEHLSWLQKDNMVNNVEELLGSRACDISQFLLAHCLSKDCPDHELAAMENFPEMDFISMVEHSQIQGNPSCKGKSQLDCLLAVTPVIFQELQFLDVDSSQLFGAVFNRQTAYEPEKCDWLFTEDMNFKNFNELIVSYELALVDNTFKSLPVPLFSDDEKIRSLCSIIEDILAGLEQLPRSASDEIYLDWHLLEEDKCNSRIYSSYHSMLEDVDSPTFDFDLGSFDDGKLVFEIVFSDNVLNRPKIEEKKESLNLLHHGISVSTAHDVGDISKKLLDDECLNPGNGEQLAEKDAERAFLLFKSMSQFNDLDFFLNPRKASAGEYSDSAIKAVVADATFSEVPSSNSSTACASTGVQLHHCDVVSYGVKLSDIIVAIVDNFEKSYLSILQNEREMIKTYIPFLAEENFKLLSLPKQKLMDCIKKINAQGTTSHRDENIKVFFTLCALKQMAWYVCFYGIHPTHQYVDKLCHSLEFLRSRLGNLWPLIEDAGRKVEREITSSHPSLTFIQEILHSSTTQGNLKVLIVAEEIFWWSLRSLLMSVGLSFSEFENYYAHANQSDLLKNDEDFINARMDALLVADCLLVSHEHVSASFPFNKFGVILEYGGSCGSSRINCLSPKLVGFPRLHFLKVELDKSSTSKALCEGVDMPRITEMATLTLPYMTMEESENMNIQKLEKLINFLPIEGKFTMGPLGAADEAEACCMPLPVPTVPFAMESENVSQIMVPSPERIIIVNTQNFDKQMIVSRRSTYQRILAMENEGAQVVERDSDLPVDVIISSAICLVWYDCRNIGKKAAALDEASSCLPLCIENVASNVLTLLSFTFSGCFLVFEGEISFLSNIMESSDGLYAAAASLGIDLQIFCSYSSEMTDEIILSCISYATKLTKGLYPKMPESETLAESFLTKFPSINPLMAHAILSSGGVLIEFLEWTPECRTRAIQKYNVSEESLTLFSALCKYGEREDSKSIMTDCSSVSSGPDSEKCHFNIGSGRRRKHSSSPHKIDLHMDALVNFETLYKFPDDALDPSPLSKPNNMWMSKDPKILDEFRKPSTLPNGIFGQKQGLDMDMLTNPSSFPNPWDSQFSKSPQMPNEIKKPYFSLSDIMPGHNQVSDTAMMNNLDWHGMRKSENQSGDIIGEVIDLTDSPVSGQDFSSIGSSMKFSLSVPEMDNYLTRKSKTARKLSFGKSSHATCSVAAEVNSNSDIWSFKKVQRQNFPEVANDYQVLLEEGSTERTAADSMGLAFQENKISSYGATPLSNALSSTHPQQNSPWTIEFLNRIREKSRLRQQSLPCDTSSPCLGYSGNISKVSKRKSPSILEFFKYQGSSMPRPEQKRQKKSVESSNSSKNKKASSSVFPTRTPSDKRARKTLSFAMNGSGSQSKLVWSDGTHGLSKKFRNQL, from the exons ATGCTTAGGCAAGAGTTAAGAATGCAGGACCCTTGCGAAGTTCAAGGACTGATTTATTCAGTTGAAGATTTTACGTCAAAATACACCATGGAGCAAAAGGCTTATGTCTTGGAAGATGATCGTTCTGTTCAGGATCAAATATGCTGTCGTCAAAGCCTTTTTCCTTCCCTTGAAGTTGATGAGACAAGTTTAGGAACTTTGACATGCTTGTCTATAGAGGAAGAACTTCTTTCACTTCTTGAAAATGCTGAACACCTAAGTTGGCTTCAGAAAGATAACATGGTCAACAATGTTGAGGAACTTTTGGGGTCTAGGGCATGTGATATATCACAGTTTCTTCTAGCTCATTGTCTATCAAAGGATTGCCCTGATCATGAGTTGGCAGCCATGGAAAATTTCCCTGAAATGGACTTCATAAGCATGGTGGAACATTCACAGATTCAAGGAAACCCCTCATGTAAAGGGAAATCGCAACTTGACTGTTTATTGGCAGTGACTCCTGTAATTTTTCAGGAACTTCAGTTTCTTGATGTGGACTCATCTCAACTTTTTGGGGCTGTCTTTAACAGACAGACGGCATATGAACCAGAAAAGTGTGACTGGTTGTTCACGGAAGACATGaacttcaaaaatttcaatgaaTTGATTGTTAGTTATGAGCTAGCTTTGGTTGATAACACATTCAAATCATTGCCTGTACCTCTTTTCTCTGATGATGAAAAGATAAGGTCACTGTGCTCCATTATTGAGGATATACTAGCTGGCTTAGAACAACTGCCTCGATCTGCATCTGATGAGATATACTTGGATTGGCATCTTTTGGAGGAAGATAAATGCAACTCTAGAATTTATTCTTCCTATCATAGTATGTTGGAGGATGTAGATTCACCAACCTTTGATTTTGATTTGGGGTCTTTTGATGATGGGAAGTTAgtatttgaaattgttttctCAGATAATGTTTTGAATAGGCCAAAgatagaagaaaagaaggaatcGTTAAACTTACTTCATCATGGCATATCTGTGTCAACTGCTCATGATGTGGgagatatttcaaaaaaattgctGGATGATGAATGTCTGAATCCTGGAAATGGTGAACAATTAGCCGAAAAGGATGCTGAGAGAGCGTTTTTGTTATTCAAGTCTATGTCACAATTCAATGATCTTGATTTTTTCTTGAATCCTCGGAAAGCTAGCGCTGGGGAATATAGTGACTCTGCTATTAAGGCAGTTGTTGCTGATGCTACATTTTCTGAGGTTCCATCCAGTAACTCAAGCACAGCATGTGCATCCACTGGAGTACAATTGCATCATTGTGATGTTGTGTCATATGGAGTTAAGCTGTCTGATATTATTGTGGCCATCGTAGACAACTTTGAAAAGAGCTATCTATCCATCTTGCAGAATGAAAGAGAGATGATAAAGACATATATCCCATTTCTAGctgaagaaaattttaaattgctcagccttccaaaacaaaaattgatggactgcattaagaaaataaacgcACAAGGAACCACCTCTCACAGAGATGAAAATATTAAGGTATTTTTTACCTTATGTGCACTTAAACAGATGGCTTGGTACGTGTGTTTTTATGGAATCCATCCAACTCACCAATACGTAGACAAGTTATGCCATAGTTTGGAATTCTTGAGATCGAGACTAGGCAACCTATGGCCCTTGATTGAAGATGCAGGCAGGAAGGTTGAGAGAGAAATAACTAGCTCACATCCGTCCCTGACATTTATCCAGGAGATTTTGCATTCAAGCACTACCCAGGGTAATTTGAAAGTGTTGATTGTGGCTGAAGAAATTTTCTGGTGGTCATTGAGGAGTTTGTTGATGTCAGTGGGATTATCATTTAGTGagtttgaaaattattatgCACATGCAAATCAATCAGATCTACTTAAAAATGATGAAGACTTCATCAATGCTAGAATGGATGCCTTGCTGGTTGCAGATTGCCTATTGGTATCCCATGA GCATGTTTCTGCATCGTTTCCCTTCAACAAATTCGGCGTCATCTTGGAATATGGTGGTTCGTGTGGCTCATCTAGAATAAACTGTCTTTCCCCAAAGTTGGTAGGGTTTCCTCGACTTCACTTCTTGAAAGTGGAACTGGATAAATCTAGTACTTCCAAAGCACTCTGTGAAGGTGTTGATATGCCCCGGATTACAGAGATGGCAACGTTAACTCTGCCCTACATGACAATG GAAGAGAGCGAGAATATGAACATCCAAAAGCTAGAGAAACTGATAAACTTTTTGCCCATTGAAGGCAAGTTCACTATGGGACCCTTGGGAGCTGCAGATGAAGCAGAAGCTTGCTGTATGCCTCTGCCAGTTCCTACAGTGCCATTTGCTATGGAATCAGAGAATGTTTCACAAATCATGGTACCTTCCCCTGAAAGAATCATTATTGTGAACACACAAAACTTTGATAAGCAAATGATAGTATCTAGAAGAAGTACCTACCAAAGAATTCTTGCAATGGAGAACGAAGGAGCACAAGTTGTGGAACGAGATTCAGATTTGCCTGTGGATGTTATAATCAGTTCTGCTATTTGCCTAGTGTGGTATGATTGCAGAAACATTGGAAAGAAAGCAGCTGCATTAGATGAGGCTTCTTCTTGCTTACCTTTGTGCATTGAGAATGTTGCATCAAATGTTTTAACATTGCTGAGTTTTACTTTCAGTGGCTGCTTTCTG gTCTTCGAGGGAGAAATCAGCTTCCTTTCCAACATAATGGAATCATCAGATGGACTCTATGCTGCAGCAGCGAGCCTGGGAATTGATTTACAGATCTTTTGCTCCTATTCATCTGAGATGACtgatgaaattatattgagcTGCATCAGTTATGCCACTAAGTTGACCAAGGGCCTATATCCTAAAATGCCTGAGTCAGAAACTCTTGCAGAGTCGTTTCTCACAAAATTTCCTTCCATTAATCCTTTGATGGCTCACGCTATATTGTCTTCAGGAGGCGTTCTCATTGAATTTCTTGAATGGACACCTGAATGCAGGACCCGTGCAATCCAAAAATATAATGTTTCTGAAGAGAGTCTCACATTGTTTAGTGCTTTGTGCAAATATGGTGAGCGGGAGGATTCTAAATCAATAATGACAGACTGCTCCTCAGTATCTTCTGGCCCTGACTCAGAAAAGTGTCATTTTAATATTGGTTCTGGAAGAAGACGAAAACACAGCAGTAGCCCTCACAAAATTGACTTACATATGGATGCATTAGTGAATTTCGAGACATTATACAAATTCCCCGATGACGCCTTGGATCCTTCTCCATTGTCCAAGCCAAATAATATGTGGATGTCAAAAGATCCTAAGATATTGGATGAGTTCAGAAAACCTAGTACACTTCCGAATGGGATTTTTGGTCAAAAACAGGGATTGGATATGGATATGTTGACAAATCCCTCCAGTTTTCCCAATCCATGGGATTCTCAGTTCTCTAAGAGTCCGCAGATgccaaatgaaataaaaaagccctatttctctttgagtgatATAATGCCTGGTCATAATCAGGTATCAGATACAGCTATGATGAACAATTTGGATTGGCATGGCATGAGGAAATCTGAGAATCAGAGTGGGGACATTATTGGTGAAGTTATTGACCTTACTGATAGTCCCGTATCAGGTCAGGATTTTTCCTCTATTGGTAGTTCCATGAAATTCTCACTTTCTGTGCCTGAGATGGATAATTACTTGACAAGAAAGTCTAAAACTGCTAGAAAATTGTCATTTGGTAAAAGCAGTCACGCAACTTGCTCAGTGGCTGCTGAGGTTAACTCAAATTCAGATATCTGGAGTTTTAAGAAAGTTCAGAGGCAAAATTTCCCAGAAGTAGCCAATGATTACCAAGTGCTCTTAGAAGAGGGCTCAACAGAGAGAACTGCAGCAGATTCAATGGGGTTAGCATTCCAAGAGAACAAGATATCATCTTATGGGGCAACACCGCTCTCAAATGCTCTCAGTTCAACTCATCCGCAACAGAATTCACCCTGGACGATAGAATTTCTTAACAGAATCAGGGAAAAAAGCAGATTGCGTCAGCAGTCCCTTCCATGTGACACATCTTCTCCTTGTTTAGGGTATTCGGGGAATATATCAAAAGTTTCTAAGAGAAAAAGTCCCTCTATTCTTGAATTTTTCAAGTACCAAGGAAGCAGCATGCCTAGACCTGAACAAAAGAGGCAGAAGAAATCTGTTGAGTCATCAAActcatccaaaaataaaaaagcttcATCATCTGTTTTTCCCACACGGACCCCTTCTGACAAGAGAGCACGAAAG ACGCTATCTTTtgcaatgaatggaagtggaagcCAAAGTAAGCTGGTCTGGAGTGATGGAACTCATGGTCTGAGTAAAAAGTTTCGGAATCAACTATAA